Proteins from one Cryptomeria japonica chromosome 4, Sugi_1.0, whole genome shotgun sequence genomic window:
- the LOC131046129 gene encoding (S)-canadine synthase CYP719A21-like — MAKSYGPVMTVWMGPLPAVILTGQTAIWEALVNQASNFADRPTIFALQYTTANFKTTLASPCNERWTQLRKLLHNNVLSPFHVASQTTSHQACLADLFNTIAMEEEANDGVVRPLEALKMMAVNFLALLCFGPDFQDQGLLVMLNELVVESIRLSDERDNVLLNSFPYTRYFIPSSKRAVKKWKSHRAAILQLLLPLIQFARSDRVYFKQSASDCYLNSLLSVGEEEEDEENKLKFSDEEIALNMFELFFLAVDSTSTALEWALAYLITHPNIQERAYQEVRLVMDGKKGGLLCLKDLGKLPYLQAVVKETLRKESIAPLAIVHQTVEECKVMGITIPAKSSVLINLHSVCNDPVAWKEPDQFIPERFLGNMDSDKVRMWYLPFGAGRRVCAGMDLANFHVPITLANLLLKFEWACVKEGSPPDLTRHIPSLLVSMKYPLEARITCR; from the coding sequence ATGGCCAAGTCGTATGGCCCTGTAATGACCGTGTGGATGGGGCCATTGCCTGCGGTAATTCTCACCGGCCAAACTGCAATCTGGGAGGCGCTGGTAAACCAAGCCTCCAATTTCGCAGATCGCCCAACGATTTTCGCGCTGCAGTACACCACCGCAAACTTTAAAACTACCCTTGCTTCTCCCTGCAATGAACGTTGGACTCAGCTCAGAAAGCTTCTCCACAACAATGTTCTCAGTCCCTTCCACGTTGCAAGCCAGACCACTTCACATCAGGCATGTCTCGCTGATCTCTTCAACACCATAGCAATGGAGGAGGAGGCAAATGACGGCGTGGTGAGGCCTTTAGAAGCTTTGAAAATGATGGCAGTGAATTTTTTAGCCCTATTATGCTTTGGCCCTGATTTCCAAGACCAGGGTTTGCTCGTCATGCTGAATGAATTAGTTGTTGAAAGTATTAGGTTAAGTGATGAAAGAGATAATGTTCTGCTGAATTCATTTCCTTATACTCGCTACTTTATTCCTTCATCAAAAAGAGCTGTGAAGAAGTGGAAGTCTCACCGAGCTGCTATTCTGCAGCTGTTATTGCCTTTGATTCAATTTGCTCGCAGTGATCGGGTATACTTCAAGCAGAGTGCTTCCGATTGCTATTTGAATTCTTTGCTTTCCGTGggcgaagaagaagaagatgaagagaacaaGTTAAAGTTCTCCGATGAAGAAATAGCCTTAAACATGTTCGAGCTCTTTTTTCTCGCAGTAGATAGCACCTCCACAGCTCTAGAATGGGCTCTCGCTTATCTCATAACCCATCCTAACATACAAGAAAGGGCTTATCAGGAGGTAAGACTAGTTATGGATGGAAAAAAAGGTGGGTTGCTATGTTTGAAGGATTTGGGGAAGCTGCCATACTTGCAAGCTGTTGTGAAGGAGACGTTAAGAAAAGAGTCCATAGCGCCGCTTGCAATTGTACACCAAACTGTGGAGGAGTGTAAGGTGATGGGCATCACTATACCAGCGAAATCATCAGTACTTATAAATCTGCACAGTGTCTGCAATGATCCTGTAGCGTGGAAAGAGCCTGATCAGTTTATTCCGGAGAGATTTCTTGGCAATATGGATTCTGACAAGGTGAGAATGTGGTATCTACCGTTTGGAGCAGGAAGACGAGTATGTGCCGGAATGGACCTTGCTAACTTTCATGTCCCCATCACTCTTGCCAATTTATTGCTTAAATTTGAGTGGGCATGTGTGAAGGAAGGGAGTCCTCCGGACCTAACCAGGCATATTCCTTCCTTACTCGTGTCTATGAAATATCCATTGGAGGCTCGCATAACCTGCCGTTAG